In one window of Solanum pennellii chromosome 2, SPENNV200 DNA:
- the LOC107009889 gene encoding E3 ubiquitin-protein ligase WAV3-like: MLRVWHKLKKALSLKRKDHGSQNEIYHFNTPVIPPLPSPSPFSLSRLPNPTARSSKVTCVICLGSMKVGKGKAIFTGECSHSFHFSCIGENVKNGNLLCPICRCKWKDIPFQFATDVVTTERQVRVLSPVNASRPSPTVSRPPPRHVQFSDGGLSDIDVSVYDIGSDIQHSGRD; the protein is encoded by the exons ATGTTGAGGGTTTGGCACAAGCTAAAGAAGGCGCTCTCACTTAAGCGCAAGGATCACGGTTCCCAGAATGAGATATACCATTTCAATACACCGGTTATTCCGCCGTTGCCGTCACCGTCGCCATTCTCCTTATCTCGTTTGCCCAACCCCACTGCACGTTCATCCAAG GTAACATGTGTAATTTGCCTTGGAAGTATGAAAGTTGGGAAAGGTAAGGCCATATTTACTGGTGAATGCAGCCATTCTTTTCACTTCAGCTGCATCGGCGAAAATGTTAAGAATGGGAACCTCCTTTGCCCCATCTGTAGATGCAAATGGAAGGATATTCCTTTCCAATTTGCTACTGATGTTGTTACTACAGAGCGTCAAGTTCGGGTGCTTTCGCCTGTTAATGCCTCTCGTCCTTCACCAACAGTTTCTCGACCACCTCCCCGGCACGTCCAATTTTCAGATGGGGGCTTAAGTGATATAGACGTCAGTGTCTATGATATAGGTTCAGACATTCAGCACTCAGGTCGCGATTAG